In Belonocnema kinseyi isolate 2016_QV_RU_SX_M_011 chromosome 4, B_treatae_v1, whole genome shotgun sequence, a single window of DNA contains:
- the LOC117170566 gene encoding tubulin alpha-1D chain-like — MREVLSMHIGQGGVQIGNACWELYCLEHGIQPDGMLPSDSCTNDEGFQTFFSETGSGKYVPRAVFLDLEPTVIDEVRTGTYHGLFHPEQLISGKEDAANNYARGHYTLGKEIIDLVLDRIRKTADQCSGLQGFLIFHAFGGGTGSGFTSLLMERLSVDYGKKAKLEFAIYPSPQISTAVVEPYNAILTTHTTLEHSDCAFLVDNEAIYDICRRNLDIERPTYTNLNRLIGQIVSSITASLRFDGALNVDLTEFQTNLVPYPRIHFPLATYAPIVSIEKAYHEQLTVMELTSACFEPANQMVKCDPRKGKYMACCLLYRGDVVPKDVNASIATIKTKRAIQFVDWCPTGFKVGINYQPPTVVPGGDLAKVQRAMAMLANTTAISEAWTRLNRKFDLMFSKRAFVHWYVAESMDESEFNEAREDLAALEKDYEEVGMDSAEGEEGEEEM, encoded by the exons ATG cgTGAAGTCCTTTCGATGCATATTGGTCAAGGAGGTGTGCAAATTGGCAATGCATGCTGGGAATTGTATTGTCTTGAACATGGAATTCAACCAGATGGCATGTTACCATCTGATTCTTGCACAAATGACGAAGGGTTTCAGACATTTTTCAGTGAAACGGGAAGTGGAAAATATGTTCCAAGAGCAGTTTTTCTTGACCTCGAGCCCACAGTAATCG ATGAAGTGCGAACCGGGACATATCACGGGCTCTTTCACCCCGAGCAGTTAATATCCGGAAAAGAGGACGCAGCAAATAACTATGCCCGTGGTCACTACACCCTAGGAAAAGAAATAATCGATCTGGTGCTGGATCGAATCAGAAAGACTGCAGACCAGTGTTCAGGTCTACAGGGTTTTCTCATTTTCCACGCGTTTGGTGGTGGAACTGGATCTGGATTCACCTCCTTGCTCATGGAACGTCTCTCGGTCGACTATGGGAAGAAGGCGAAATTGGAATTTGCAATCTATCCCTCGCCCCAGATCTCGACTGCGGTAGTTGAACCCTACAACGCGATTCTGACGACCCACACGACCCTCGAACATTCTGATTGTGCCTTTCTCGTGGATAACGAGGCTATCTACGATATCTGCCGGAGAAACTTGGACATTGAGAGACCCACTTACACGAATTTAAATAGGCTTATTGGACAAATTGTTTCTTCCATCACCGCATCTTTGAG gTTCGATGGTGCACTAAACGTAGACCTTACAGAATTCCAGACGAACCTAGTACCTTATCCAAGGATACATTTTCCACTCGCCACCTACGCCCCAATAGTGTCAATTGAAAAGGCATATCACGAGCAACTAACAGTAATGGAACTCACATCCGCGTGTTTCGAGCCAGCTAATCAGATGGTAAAATGCGACCCAAGAAAAGGAAAATACATGGCCTGTTGTCTGCTTTACAGAGGTGATGTTGTGCCCAAAGATGTCAACGCTTCTATCGCCACAATCAAAACGAAACGTGCCATTCAGTTTGTCGATTGGTGCCCTACAGGGTTCAAG GTTGGGATTAATTATCAACCCCCAACAGTAGTACCAGGAGGCGATTTGGCGAAAGTCCAGCGAGCTATGGCAATGCTGGCAAACACAACAGCTATTTCGGAAGCTTGGACCAGACTGAACAGAAAATTCGATCTTATGTTTTCAAAAAGAGCATTTGTTCACTG